In one Oncorhynchus keta strain PuntledgeMale-10-30-2019 unplaced genomic scaffold, Oket_V2 Un_contig_4052_pilon_pilon, whole genome shotgun sequence genomic region, the following are encoded:
- the LOC127924435 gene encoding mast/stem cell growth factor receptor kita-like, protein MVPEQPPVISLSQRERVILRRGEQFEITCSSSNLNPDFSIKWDFPVGARAFQAHTSHILAGSRGYQRSTSLWITSVNQSDAGTYRCHAHNERGATADTLHLDVRERGFISMLGDSRPSQSAVREGESLSLRVEFESYPRPGTLSWAYNGKTLHNTTEHVITAQRHRYRWRRSDATMRCQLQTAVVRQWQED, encoded by the exons TGCCTGAGCAGCCTCCAGTGATCAGTCtgtcccagagagagagggtgatcctgaggagaggagagcagtttGAGATCACCTGCAGCTCCTCCAACCTCAACCCTGACTTCAGCATTAAGTGGGACTTCCCTGTTGGAGCG CGTGCCTTCCAGGCCCACACCTCCCACATCCTGGCTGGTTCCCGTGGTTACCAACGCTCCACCTCCCTCTGGATCACCTCTGTCAACCAATCAGACGCCGGGACATACCGATGCCACGCCCACAACGAGAGGGGCGCCACCGCCGATACCCTGCACCTGGATGTCCGTG AGCGAGGCTTCATCAGTATGCTGGGTGACTCCCGGCCTAGCCAGTCTGCTGTCAGAGAAGGGGAGAGCCTAAGCCTCAGGGTAGAGTTTGAGTCTTACCCCAGACCAGGCACTCTGTCCTGGGCTTACAACGGCAAGACCCTCCACAACACCACGGAGCACGTCATCACTGCCCAACGACACCGATACAG GTGGCGTCGTTCTGATGCGACAATGCGTTGCCAGTTGCAGACGGCCGTCGTAAGACAATGGCAAGAGGACTGA